From Candidatus Methylomirabilota bacterium, a single genomic window includes:
- a CDS encoding VOC family protein, whose amino-acid sequence MAFRINHIHLKAPDPRRTAEWYAKAFDFKIVNDETRVFGDRFVRCQSADGGMAVNISGPRTGEKLGPGDASAHFGLEHFGFDTTEIEGDIRRLEGLGAQLLEGPIQLPNGGRIAFLRAPDDTRVELVQPGKVAGGCC is encoded by the coding sequence ATGGCCTTTCGGATCAACCACATTCACTTGAAGGCCCCCGACCCGCGGCGGACGGCCGAATGGTACGCCAAGGCCTTCGATTTCAAGATCGTCAACGACGAGACGCGCGTCTTCGGCGACCGTTTCGTGCGCTGCCAGAGCGCCGACGGGGGCATGGCCGTCAATATCTCAGGCCCGCGCACCGGGGAGAAGCTCGGACCGGGTGACGCCTCCGCCCACTTCGGTCTCGAGCATTTCGGCTTCGACACCACCGAGATCGAGGGCGATATCCGCCGGCTCGAGGGTCTGGGAGCTCAGCTCCTCGAGGGGCCTATCCAGCTGCCGAACGGCGGGCGCATCGCCTTCCTGCGCGCGCCCGACGACACGCGCGTCGAGCTGGTCCAGCCGGGGAAGGTGGCGGGCGGCTGCTGCTGA
- a CDS encoding DinB family protein, with protein sequence MPSPVRTVEEWRQAPRAERLARLTLTGDELARAMAGQGPERLARRPDGVNWAPVEILCHLRDTEESFLDRFRLVLTMDEPRFPTTNPNRWAAERQYLRHDAAPALEAFRRRRAETLAFLRELSDGQWDRAGVQMDSRGRRTLDDFLAVMAWHDPNHLDQFRRAVEGHA encoded by the coding sequence TTGCCGTCGCCGGTGCGGACGGTGGAAGAATGGCGGCAGGCGCCGCGGGCCGAGCGTCTGGCGCGCCTGACCCTCACGGGCGACGAGCTGGCGCGGGCCATGGCGGGGCAGGGACCGGAGCGGCTCGCGCGCCGGCCCGACGGCGTCAACTGGGCGCCCGTCGAGATCCTCTGCCACCTTCGGGATACCGAGGAGTCTTTTCTCGACCGATTCCGGCTCGTCCTGACCATGGACGAGCCGCGGTTCCCGACCACGAACCCGAACCGCTGGGCGGCCGAGCGCCAGTACCTGCGCCACGACGCCGCGCCGGCGCTCGAGGCTTTCAGGAGACGGCGTGCCGAGACGCTCGCCTTCCTGCGCGAGCTGTCCGACGGGCAATGGGATCGCGCGGGCGTCCAGATGGACTCGCGCGGCCGGCGCACCCTCGACGACTTCCTCGCCGTGATGGCCTGGCACGACCCCAATCACCTAGACCAGTTCCGTCGCGCCGTCGAGGGCCACGCCTAG
- a CDS encoding ABC transporter substrate-binding protein, producing the protein MAIRRAVVALMLLATAVLAVAPAATPQAKPSVRIGYLPTDSFAALYILGDRHLPAAGVGVEMVRLAGGPEILSQVATGQLQVGAAGMGAAGFNAVASGLPVEFVAPQHSGFLADYFTVRKASWGKEIKRIADLRGKPIALNVRGAAVEWMLEEALKLDGLTLKDVQIKLMPFPDMVPALESGAVEAGIVSEPFPTLAEERGVAVRPLTRPADARATPITAIFWNKDWAAKNPDLAHTVMTAYLKAARDLALDNGWKQPRNIEVMVKYTGAKAEVIQKARAHVLDPNLETDPAVLESMQKLAADMGYLKYKDLLPVSRIFNFAYRDRAVREAGRK; encoded by the coding sequence ATGGCGATCCGTCGCGCGGTCGTCGCGTTGATGCTGCTGGCCACGGCCGTGCTGGCCGTCGCGCCGGCCGCCACGCCGCAGGCCAAGCCCTCCGTCCGCATCGGCTACCTCCCCACCGATTCCTTCGCGGCCCTGTACATCCTCGGCGACCGGCACCTGCCGGCGGCGGGCGTGGGCGTGGAGATGGTGCGCCTCGCCGGCGGCCCCGAGATCCTGTCCCAGGTCGCCACCGGCCAGCTCCAGGTCGGCGCGGCCGGGATGGGCGCGGCCGGCTTCAACGCGGTGGCGTCGGGGCTCCCGGTGGAGTTCGTGGCCCCGCAGCACTCCGGCTTTCTCGCCGACTACTTCACCGTGCGCAAGGCGTCCTGGGGGAAGGAGATCAAGCGCATCGCCGACCTCCGAGGCAAGCCGATCGCCCTCAACGTTCGGGGGGCCGCGGTGGAATGGATGCTCGAAGAGGCCCTGAAGCTCGACGGCCTCACCCTCAAGGACGTTCAGATCAAGCTGATGCCGTTCCCCGACATGGTCCCCGCCCTCGAGTCGGGAGCCGTCGAGGCCGGGATCGTGTCGGAGCCCTTCCCCACCCTGGCCGAGGAGCGCGGGGTCGCTGTGCGCCCCCTGACCCGTCCGGCCGACGCCAGGGCCACGCCGATCACGGCGATATTCTGGAACAAGGACTGGGCGGCCAAGAACCCCGACCTCGCGCACACGGTGATGACGGCCTACCTCAAAGCCGCCCGCGATCTCGCGCTCGACAACGGCTGGAAGCAGCCCCGCAACATCGAGGTGATGGTCAAGTACACGGGCGCCAAGGCCGAGGTCATCCAGAAGGCACGCGCCCACGTGCTCGACCCCAATCTCGAGACGGACCCCGCGGTGCTCGAGTCCATGCAGAAACTGGCCGCTGACATGGGCTATCTGAAATACAAGGACCTGCTCCCCGTGAGCCGGATCTTCAACTTCGCCTACCGGGATCGCGCCGTGCGCGAGGCCGGCCGCAAGTAA
- a CDS encoding ABC transporter permease has product MTGAVVPVLLVALWEAASRTALVSPRYFPPPSVIVTMLGHLLSAGEFWGDALMTLTRLAAAFVVAAVAGVPLGLGMGLWRPLRRLIEPSVALLYPLPKVALLPLFLIILGVGEGAFIFTAAVTAFFQIVTSTVGGTATIDPRLVEADRNYGARGLALFRKVILPAALPAVLTGLRLGLGLALITVIAVEFVTAKSGLGHLVFRYWQMLLTGEMYAAFVLIGLMGLGATRGLKAVQRRALGWQDEVGWR; this is encoded by the coding sequence GTGACCGGTGCCGTCGTTCCCGTGCTGCTCGTCGCCCTCTGGGAGGCCGCGTCGCGGACGGCTCTCGTGTCGCCCCGCTACTTCCCTCCGCCCAGCGTGATCGTGACCATGCTCGGGCACCTCCTGAGCGCCGGCGAGTTCTGGGGCGACGCGCTGATGACGCTCACGCGGCTCGCCGCCGCCTTCGTGGTGGCGGCGGTGGCCGGCGTGCCCCTCGGACTCGGCATGGGCCTGTGGCGGCCGCTGCGTCGGCTGATCGAGCCCTCCGTCGCCCTTCTCTATCCCCTGCCAAAGGTCGCGCTGCTGCCGCTGTTCCTGATCATTCTCGGCGTGGGCGAGGGTGCGTTCATCTTCACCGCCGCGGTGACCGCGTTCTTTCAGATCGTCACCAGCACGGTCGGCGGGACGGCGACCATCGATCCGCGTCTCGTGGAGGCCGACCGCAACTACGGGGCTCGGGGTCTCGCCCTCTTCCGAAAGGTCATCCTGCCCGCGGCGCTGCCCGCCGTGCTCACCGGGCTCCGGCTGGGGCTGGGGCTGGCGCTCATCACGGTCATCGCGGTAGAGTTCGTGACAGCCAAGTCCGGCCTCGGCCACCTGGTCTTCCGCTACTGGCAGATGCTGCTCACCGGCGAGATGTATGCCGCGTTCGTGCTGATCGGGCTCATGGGGCTCGGGGCCACACGCGGGCTCAAGGCGGTGCAGCGGCGCGCGCTCGGCTGGCAGGACGAGGTCGGCTGGCGATGA
- a CDS encoding ABC transporter permease: protein MRPGLRPRHDLVALALPVLFLVAWEIASTMGALRPVFFPPPSVIARHLIALVADGTLPSHLGVTLTRVAAAFALAAGPGVVVGLAMGMSRRTREGLDPLFALIYPIPSVLFLPLLSFALRAEEVAVAVTAAFTSFFLVTYTTMTGVQQLDRTVLEAARHFGARGSRLFLSVLLPATLPSIFIGLRLGLGYALIVVVVVEMVGAPRGLGSLLWLSWQILRVEDMYVALVTVAALGAVLTWAVEWLRRRLIPWAQDIAEVGA, encoded by the coding sequence GTGAGGCCAGGCCTTCGCCCGCGGCACGATCTCGTCGCCCTCGCTTTGCCCGTGCTGTTCTTGGTGGCCTGGGAGATCGCCAGCACGATGGGGGCGCTGCGGCCCGTCTTCTTCCCTCCGCCGTCGGTGATCGCCCGTCACCTCATCGCCCTCGTGGCCGACGGCACCCTGCCCAGCCACCTCGGCGTCACCCTCACTCGCGTGGCCGCGGCGTTCGCGCTGGCCGCCGGGCCCGGCGTGGTCGTCGGGCTGGCCATGGGTATGTCGCGCCGGACGCGCGAAGGTCTCGATCCGCTCTTCGCGCTCATCTATCCGATCCCGAGCGTGCTGTTCCTGCCCCTGCTCTCGTTCGCCCTGCGGGCCGAAGAGGTGGCGGTGGCCGTGACGGCGGCCTTCACGTCGTTCTTCCTGGTGACGTACACGACGATGACCGGTGTGCAGCAGCTGGACCGCACGGTGCTGGAGGCCGCCCGGCACTTCGGGGCGCGCGGGAGCCGTCTCTTCCTCTCGGTGCTCTTGCCCGCGACGTTGCCGTCCATCTTCATCGGGCTCCGCCTCGGGCTGGGCTACGCGCTGATCGTGGTGGTGGTCGTGGAGATGGTCGGCGCCCCGCGCGGTCTGGGCTCGCTCCTCTGGCTCTCGTGGCAGATCCTGCGCGTCGAGGACATGTACGTGGCGCTGGTGACCGTCGCCGCCCTCGGCGCCGTCCTCACGTGGGCCGTGGAGTGGCTGCGGCGTCGCCTGATTCCCTGGGCCCAGGACATCGCCGAGGTCGGCGCGTGA
- a CDS encoding ABC transporter ATP-binding protein gives MAPGAAKVSIRDLTVAYAGRDGRLTALERVSLEVEPGEFLCLVGPSGCGKSTLLRVVAGLAPRESGVVEIRPDRPGRPLTAMVFQEHALLPWRTVFDNVVFGPENRGVPRAEREGQAGRMLDLVGLAPFARAYPHQLSGGMKQRVGIARALANDPEVLLMDEPLAALDAQTRAILQEELLRIWTSLGTTVIYVTHSLEEALLLGDRVVLLTARPGRVKRVFPVPLGRPRGLEARASPEFGALVDKIWAELREEVLRSAEAERRAPAP, from the coding sequence ATGGCACCCGGTGCTGCGAAGGTCTCCATCCGCGACCTGACCGTCGCCTACGCAGGTCGCGACGGGCGCTTGACCGCGCTCGAGCGAGTCAGCCTCGAGGTCGAGCCCGGTGAGTTCCTGTGCCTGGTCGGGCCGAGCGGCTGCGGCAAGTCCACCCTCCTGCGAGTGGTGGCGGGGCTCGCGCCGCGCGAGTCCGGCGTGGTCGAGATCCGTCCCGATCGTCCAGGCCGGCCGCTCACCGCCATGGTCTTCCAGGAGCACGCCCTGCTGCCGTGGCGCACCGTCTTCGACAACGTGGTGTTCGGTCCGGAGAACCGCGGCGTCCCGCGCGCCGAGCGCGAGGGGCAGGCGGGCCGCATGCTCGACCTGGTCGGGCTCGCGCCGTTCGCCCGTGCCTACCCGCACCAGCTCTCCGGCGGCATGAAGCAGCGCGTGGGCATCGCGCGCGCCCTCGCCAACGATCCCGAGGTGCTCCTGATGGACGAGCCCCTCGCCGCCCTCGATGCTCAGACGCGCGCGATCCTCCAGGAGGAGCTGCTCCGGATCTGGACCAGCCTCGGCACCACGGTGATCTATGTCACGCACTCCCTCGAGGAAGCGCTGCTCCTCGGCGATCGGGTCGTGCTCCTCACGGCTCGGCCCGGCCGTGTCAAGCGCGTGTTCCCGGTGCCCCTGGGCCGGCCGCGCGGCCTGGAGGCGCGCGCCTCGCCGGAGTTCGGCGCCCTGGTGGACAAGATCTGGGCCGAGCTACGGGAAGAAGTGCTGAGGAGCGCCGAGGCCGAGCGGCGGGCGCCGGCGCCGTGA
- a CDS encoding transketolase C-terminal domain-containing protein has translation MREISFQKALEEAVAEEMRRDPRVILLATDFTGDPIKEFGPARVRFTPISEAVLTGMGLGAAGSGFRPIVNWRMVTFSFVAMDQIVNQASKIRYMFGGQADFPVTYRCSTGGGIGLAAQHSQSPYSMWMHLAGLKIILPSTPADAKGLLKSAIRDNNPVVSFECSRLATATGPVPDGDHLVPLGVAEVKRAGTDVTIVGLAYYVPEALAVAEELAQEGISIEVVDPRTLVPLDVETLRASVRKTGRVVIVDEAPATCSAASEIAALIAEDPETFRCLKASVRRVCALPVPVPYSPTLERAALPNREDIKAAVYEVLKESLRPL, from the coding sequence ATGCGCGAGATCAGCTTTCAGAAGGCCCTCGAAGAGGCCGTGGCCGAAGAGATGCGGCGCGATCCCCGGGTCATCCTCCTCGCCACCGATTTCACGGGCGACCCCATCAAGGAGTTCGGTCCGGCGCGCGTGCGCTTCACGCCCATCTCCGAAGCGGTGCTGACGGGCATGGGCCTGGGCGCGGCGGGCTCGGGCTTCCGCCCCATCGTGAACTGGCGGATGGTGACCTTCTCCTTCGTGGCCATGGATCAGATCGTCAATCAGGCGAGCAAGATCCGCTACATGTTCGGCGGGCAGGCCGACTTCCCGGTCACCTACCGCTGCTCCACCGGGGGCGGCATCGGCCTCGCCGCCCAGCACTCGCAGAGCCCGTACTCGATGTGGATGCATCTCGCGGGACTGAAGATCATCCTGCCCTCGACGCCCGCGGACGCCAAGGGCCTGCTCAAGAGCGCCATCCGAGACAACAATCCGGTGGTCTCCTTCGAGTGCAGCCGGCTCGCCACGGCGACCGGCCCCGTGCCTGACGGAGACCACCTGGTGCCCCTCGGGGTCGCGGAGGTAAAGCGCGCGGGCACGGACGTGACGATCGTGGGTCTCGCCTACTACGTGCCCGAGGCGCTGGCCGTCGCCGAGGAGCTGGCGCAGGAGGGCATCTCCATCGAGGTGGTCGATCCGCGGACGCTCGTTCCCCTGGATGTCGAGACGCTGCGCGCCTCCGTGCGAAAGACCGGCCGCGTGGTCATCGTGGACGAAGCGCCCGCCACGTGCTCGGCAGCCTCGGAGATCGCCGCGCTGATCGCCGAGGATCCCGAGACGTTCCGCTGCTTGAAAGCCTCCGTGCGGCGGGTCTGCGCCCTCCCCGTCCCCGTGCCCTACAGCCCGACCCTCGAGCGCGCCGCCCTGCCGAACCGGGAGGACATCAAGGCCGCCGTCTACGAAGTGCTCAAGGAGTCCCTGCGTCCGCTGTAG
- a CDS encoding thiamine pyrophosphate-dependent dehydrogenase E1 component subunit alpha, whose protein sequence is MALDKPQVVQMLRTMILIREFDERAIQLRVAGKIYGAVHPYVGQEAIAVGVCSNLTVSDRVTSTHRGHGHCIAKGADIRRMMAELFGRVDGYCKGKGGSMHIADFAVGMLGANGIVGGGLPIACGAALAAQLEGKGDVTVCFFGDGAAAEGEFHEALNIASVWKLPIVFVCENNQYAANNAVAVQHPGVDIAAHAGAYHMPGVIVDGNDVLEVHTATGEAVVRARRGDGPSLLECKTYRWHFHAMRNTPPAETRASDEILSWKARDPIARLEQHGLERGVLSAAEIGTIRERVKSDLEAAVAFAEQSPFPDPKDLLVDMFAD, encoded by the coding sequence ATGGCCCTCGACAAGCCGCAGGTGGTCCAGATGCTACGCACGATGATCCTGATCCGGGAGTTCGACGAGCGCGCCATCCAGCTGCGGGTGGCCGGCAAGATCTACGGCGCGGTGCATCCCTATGTGGGCCAGGAGGCGATCGCAGTCGGGGTCTGCTCGAACCTTACCGTCAGCGATCGCGTCACCAGCACCCACCGCGGCCACGGGCACTGCATCGCCAAAGGCGCGGACATCCGGCGCATGATGGCCGAGCTGTTCGGCCGGGTGGACGGCTATTGCAAGGGCAAGGGTGGCTCCATGCACATCGCCGACTTCGCGGTGGGGATGCTGGGCGCCAACGGCATCGTGGGCGGCGGCCTGCCCATCGCCTGCGGGGCGGCCCTGGCCGCCCAGCTCGAGGGCAAGGGCGACGTGACCGTGTGCTTCTTCGGTGACGGCGCGGCCGCGGAGGGCGAGTTCCACGAGGCGCTCAACATCGCCTCGGTGTGGAAGCTGCCCATCGTCTTCGTCTGCGAGAACAACCAGTACGCGGCCAACAACGCGGTGGCCGTGCAGCATCCCGGGGTCGACATCGCCGCCCACGCCGGCGCCTACCACATGCCCGGCGTCATCGTGGACGGCAACGACGTGCTCGAGGTCCACACGGCCACCGGCGAGGCGGTGGTCCGCGCCCGGCGCGGGGACGGGCCGAGCCTGCTCGAGTGCAAGACCTATCGCTGGCACTTTCACGCCATGCGGAACACCCCGCCCGCGGAGACGCGCGCCTCCGACGAGATCCTCTCCTGGAAGGCCCGCGATCCCATCGCGCGCCTCGAGCAGCACGGCCTGGAACGGGGCGTGCTCTCGGCCGCCGAGATCGGCACCATCCGCGAGCGCGTGAAGAGCGATCTCGAGGCGGCGGTGGCCTTTGCCGAGCAGAGCCCATTCCCCGATCCGAAGGATCTGCTCGTCGACATGTTTGCCGACTGA
- a CDS encoding glycosyl hydrolase family 28 protein — protein sequence MALRLAAGASLIASPDDADFDPYEELGYDSFADRETTDFNFALLQGRALQDVRIVGPGRIDGNRTRRGGPKPIALKQCGKIQIHDLTIDNAPNYNISLLGCHDVDIVGVTIRNGYSDGIDPDCCRNVRIVKCRVESRDDAIVAKASFALGVRRSTENVLVAECALVNVRNALKLGTESIGDFKNIVFRDCTISARPEAWKPYPAGWKPLASAGISLETVDGGSLEQVRVSGITMVGVRAPIFVRRGRRGRGPTGPTAGELKTVSIAHIVATGALWTSSITGIPGHPISDISLNDIRITSKGGTKVGGRAREVPEFESKYPDAAMFNDDLPAYGLYCRHVTGLKLDGIDLKVDQPDARPAVILDDVGKAELKTMVATPPTGGGPVLWLRSVRDCLLHRSRPRAGAKTFVRLSGAETAGVRLEGNDFSQVEQVAMVDPEVNATALRLERNLMRK from the coding sequence ATGGCCCTTCGACTCGCGGCCGGCGCCAGCTTGATCGCCAGCCCGGATGACGCGGACTTTGATCCGTATGAAGAGCTTGGCTACGATTCGTTCGCGGACCGTGAGACGACGGATTTCAACTTCGCCCTGCTCCAGGGGCGCGCGTTGCAGGATGTCCGCATCGTCGGGCCGGGCCGGATCGACGGGAACCGGACGAGACGCGGCGGTCCGAAACCGATCGCCCTCAAGCAATGCGGCAAGATCCAGATTCATGACCTGACCATCGACAACGCGCCAAATTACAACATCAGTCTTCTCGGCTGCCACGACGTGGATATCGTGGGCGTCACCATTCGGAACGGGTACTCCGACGGGATCGATCCCGACTGCTGTCGGAACGTGCGGATTGTCAAGTGCCGCGTCGAGTCGCGCGATGACGCGATCGTGGCCAAGGCCAGCTTTGCTCTCGGAGTGCGGCGGTCGACGGAAAACGTGCTGGTGGCCGAGTGCGCGCTCGTCAATGTCCGCAACGCGCTCAAGCTGGGCACGGAGTCGATCGGAGACTTCAAGAACATCGTGTTCCGCGATTGCACGATTTCCGCGCGGCCGGAAGCGTGGAAGCCCTATCCGGCGGGCTGGAAGCCCCTTGCGAGTGCCGGCATCTCGCTCGAGACGGTGGATGGGGGAAGCCTCGAGCAGGTCCGGGTGTCAGGTATCACCATGGTGGGTGTTCGCGCGCCCATTTTCGTCCGGCGGGGCCGGCGCGGTCGGGGACCGACAGGGCCGACCGCGGGAGAGCTGAAGACCGTCTCGATCGCCCACATCGTGGCCACCGGCGCCCTGTGGACGTCCTCCATCACGGGCATTCCCGGCCATCCCATCTCGGACATCTCCCTGAACGACATCCGGATCACCAGCAAGGGCGGCACGAAGGTCGGGGGCCGCGCGCGCGAAGTGCCGGAGTTCGAGAGTAAGTATCCGGACGCCGCCATGTTCAACGATGATCTTCCCGCCTACGGCCTCTATTGCCGACACGTGACGGGTCTGAAGCTGGACGGGATCGACCTCAAGGTCGATCAGCCGGACGCGCGGCCCGCGGTGATTCTGGACGATGTGGGCAAGGCTGAGCTCAAAACGATGGTGGCGACACCACCGACAGGCGGCGGACCGGTCCTGTGGCTACGCTCGGTGCGAGATTGCCTGCTCCACCGCTCCCGTCCGCGCGCCGGCGCCAAGACATTCGTGCGGCTCAGCGGCGCGGAGACGGCGGGGGTCCGGCTGGAGGGCAATGACTTCAGCCAGGTCGAGCAGGTGGCCATGGTCGATCCCGAGGTGAATGCCACGGCGCTGCGATTGGAGAGGAATCTGATGCGGAAGTAG
- a CDS encoding carboxymuconolactone decarboxylase family protein, which yields MARLPDVLGSLDAEAKKVYDRIASKRGRIGGPFAPLMHHPPLAERVAAVGEYLRYDATLPGDIRELAIIIAARHVGQPYEWVAHAAIAIREGLPEEIVEQVRARRDFSTLPARYVRAARLVQHVLARESVPQALQDEVVSEVGESGMIELVVLAGYYQAIAAVLFAFDVPLPKDTPPPF from the coding sequence ATGGCCCGCCTCCCGGATGTCCTGGGCTCGCTCGACGCCGAGGCGAAGAAGGTCTACGACCGCATTGCGTCCAAGCGGGGCCGGATCGGCGGCCCCTTTGCCCCCCTCATGCATCATCCGCCGCTGGCCGAGCGCGTGGCCGCCGTGGGCGAGTACCTCCGCTACGACGCGACGCTCCCCGGCGATATCCGCGAGCTCGCTATCATCATCGCGGCCCGCCATGTCGGCCAGCCCTACGAATGGGTCGCCCATGCGGCGATCGCCATCAGGGAAGGCCTGCCCGAGGAGATCGTCGAGCAGGTCCGGGCCCGTCGCGATTTCTCGACGCTGCCCGCGCGCTACGTGCGCGCGGCCCGCCTCGTGCAGCACGTGCTCGCGCGCGAGTCGGTGCCGCAGGCCCTCCAGGACGAAGTGGTGAGCGAGGTCGGCGAATCGGGGATGATCGAGCTGGTGGTGCTGGCGGGCTACTACCAGGCCATCGCGGCCGTGCTCTTCGCCTTCGACGTGCCTCTGCCCAAGGACACCCCGCCGCCTTTCTGA
- a CDS encoding enoyl-CoA hydratase yields MSTDLIEAITDGVAVLTMNRPDRLNAMSGEMLDAMLVSLERLASDPDVGVVVLTGAGRGFCAGGDVKAMAEGREFGGDTMEDKAQGLRAKMETSRWLHEMPKPTIAMVRGAAAGAGLSLAMACDLRMASDNARFATAFARVGYSGDFGGSYYLTQLVGTAKARELYYTAALLDAKEALALGLVNRVVPDADLEKETMALAARIAAGPRVALRYMKRNMNAAEAGTLKELLDLEAWHHTRCGMTEDHREAARAFVDKREPVFKGR; encoded by the coding sequence ATGAGCACGGACTTGATCGAAGCCATCACGGACGGCGTGGCCGTCCTGACCATGAATCGCCCCGACCGGCTCAACGCCATGTCGGGCGAGATGCTGGACGCCATGCTCGTCTCGCTCGAGCGCCTGGCCTCCGACCCCGACGTCGGGGTCGTGGTGCTGACCGGCGCGGGGCGCGGCTTCTGCGCGGGGGGCGACGTCAAGGCCATGGCCGAGGGCCGCGAGTTCGGCGGCGACACGATGGAAGACAAGGCGCAGGGTCTGCGCGCGAAGATGGAGACCTCGCGGTGGCTGCACGAAATGCCCAAGCCCACCATCGCCATGGTGCGCGGGGCCGCCGCGGGCGCGGGGCTGTCGCTGGCCATGGCCTGCGATCTGCGCATGGCGAGCGACAATGCCCGTTTCGCCACCGCCTTCGCGCGCGTTGGGTACTCCGGCGATTTCGGCGGCAGCTACTACCTGACCCAGCTCGTGGGCACCGCCAAGGCGCGCGAGCTCTACTACACCGCGGCGCTGCTGGATGCCAAGGAAGCCCTCGCCCTCGGCCTCGTGAATCGGGTGGTGCCCGACGCGGACCTCGAGAAGGAGACGATGGCCCTGGCCGCGCGCATCGCCGCGGGGCCGCGCGTCGCCCTCCGCTACATGAAGCGCAACATGAACGCCGCGGAGGCGGGCACCCTCAAGGAGCTGCTGGATCTCGAGGCCTGGCACCACACGCGCTGCGGGATGACCGAGGACCATCGCGAAGCGGCCCGCGCCTTCGTCGACAAGCGCGAGCCCGTGTTCAAGGGGCGCTAG
- a CDS encoding cytochrome c: protein MLRRVKAKWLLVIAGPTLLLLAGSVLAVIFLPFPVPRTATPVQRLYLSRCATCHGSTGEGSWRAAIFLIRPGNLRDPRMAGLSDEYLFSLIKNGGATIGKPGMPAFGYHLTDEEIRALIAYLRAMPASK, encoded by the coding sequence ATGCTTCGCCGCGTGAAGGCGAAATGGCTCCTCGTGATCGCGGGGCCCACGCTGCTCCTGCTCGCGGGGAGTGTCCTCGCGGTCATCTTCCTGCCTTTTCCCGTGCCCAGGACGGCCACGCCCGTCCAGCGTCTCTATCTCAGCCGCTGCGCGACCTGTCACGGATCCACCGGCGAGGGCTCGTGGCGCGCGGCGATCTTCTTGATCCGCCCCGGCAACCTCCGCGATCCTCGCATGGCCGGGCTCTCGGACGAGTACCTCTTCAGCCTCATCAAGAACGGCGGGGCCACGATAGGCAAGCCTGGCATGCCCGCCTTCGGCTACCATCTGACCGATGAAGAGATCCGCGCCCTGATCGCGTACCTGCGCGCGATGCCTGCGTCGAAATAG